The window GTTGTTActgaataagcaagtttagagagctggtaagacatttgcaaagttcagggagctaaaaAACAATTATGGACGAGTTCAGAGAGCCAGTCTACTATTATTAGTctcacattaaaaaaaatcatgtggaaGATACAttgattatgattataaattaaaaaaaataaaattaattggaGTTCGACCCATCTATCCTTCCTTGTACACCCCCTCTAACAAACAACGTATATAAAGAGCCACTTTTTATCCCTATATCACCTCGTATATCGCCTCTGTTAAACATAGTGGTAGTTATTTAGGAAACCACAATTACCTAATAGTATAATACAATGACAAAACTCGATaactatttaaattattatcttattatttGCCCATCCTAGGTCTTTAATGCTCAGGAATTCTATAGTTATATTTCCGGGTAAGCTCATTGTTGGATCGACCAAATTAGGGTCCATAATTTTCCAGTTGTGCATTTTGTAATTTAAGATGGAATTCGTCTGGTTCTTTTTAATTGCTTAATTTTCTTTGATCATTGGGATAATTCAAATTTTCTAATGTAAATTGGACTTAATTCCTCTCTTTCTAAGAAAAATTGTTTTGCATGGATGTTTATAAATCCATAATCAGATAATTTCAAGAGAATTTTGTTTTACTTGGTATATAAGTGAGTCACACAAATTAGTTTTGACAAGTTAAATTTGTTGTTGTCAAAACCTAACCGCCTTGATCTGAACCACTTATGGATGGTAATATTGTGTTTTGGGTTTAATGAACAGTTCTTTTCAGTTTGCAACTAACAGGGGCTTAGACCATCTCCAACACATTTCATCAAATTTACTGCATCAAACCATGTTTTCATCATATTCTCTATCTGTTTTGATGTTGCTACAATGTTTTTACTCCAACCCATTTCATCATTATTAgagttaaatgattttgtatggattgattattagtgttaaatgattcttgatttctggtttttatgtatataaaataaatgaaaaagaaaataaataatattattttattaaatgattCCCCATCAAAAAATGATGCtacaatgatttttttttaaatgatggGATACGCGGAGGACACTTCGGGGACACTTCGGGGATACTTTaggggtttttttaaaaaaactatgaaagtataagggtttttttaaaactcagaaaatataaggattaaaatgaaataatccCAGGATTACTAGTATATACCGACACGAAATCGATtgaaccctaaactaaaattgaaaatctctcctGTGCGATGCATTGAACCCTAACAAAATTGAAATTCCTAAATCTTTTCTCTCATCTGATCGAGTTCTTCTGTTCAGTGGTTCTGTGCAATCAGTTGTCTTCCTCGATTGCTTTGCTGAAGTCGATCACTCTCATCTGGTCAATCTACTTTGATCGAGTTTTTCCTCTCATCTGGTCGATCTGCTATGAATTAATTACTTATTAGTTAATATTATAGATGttatttgtggttttataatgacttgagagtattatttgtgtttttataatcactttatgaatatgatttgtgatttatatatttatgtatcttttgaattttcattataaatgatatatatattattaattatatataaaatttgcttATCCCCGCCGTACCGTATCTCATATTAATCACTGGAATACTCGCATATGATAAATTTCGAGACCCTAAGAAGGATGGTGATTAGTGTGGCTGGATTCATTTTGCTTCACTCAGTGAactatattttgaaaattttgacaAGTAGAAGAGTAGACGCCATGTATATGCTCACATGGTTGTTATCAAAGAAATTATATTGCCAGCCCTTGTTTTTGAATGGCAGAGAACTTTTAAACTTTGCAGCTAATTTTGATGACTTCATCTTCCAATAATTAGGATATTATTTGGGAGCATAAGCTTTGAAGGCTTTTAATTTGTTCACTATATGCAGTGAGACCATAAAGAAATTATATCTGAGGCTTCATATGTTTTAGACTTTTATCATCTTTAGATTTCAGAAGATTACTATGACTATTTCCATTATTAGTAAATATGGTTTTTGTTTGTCAGCTTTTTATTGTTTCTTGAGGTGCACTGTGATGCATACAAATGTGCCTTGCTTTACCTATTTGTATAAGGAACATAGTGTCATGTTGCTCTTTGAGATGATATGTTCATAGTTGCAAATGTTAAGTCGATCCTTTTGTTTTAGTTGTAATTCTTACATAGAGTGTTTCCGCAGGATTTGTCAGCTGTGATGGAAGAAGAAGCTACTATTATCCCAAGTAATGAAATGCAAAATGGTTGTTCTATGCAAGCCCAATCCGTCATATACAATTCTAAGGTTTTCAGTTTGCATAGGATCTTTACATTTTGTTGTGATGTGGGTGTAAATCAAAAGCAATTCTTctgttatttatattttatttttatggagttgacatttgtaaaaaaaaagccGAAATTTCACATtgcaatttgtatttttttagacATCCTTTAAGTTACTATAGCTTATTTACAATGTAAAGTAGGTCAAAGAACTAATTGTTAAATTGTAACCTTTGCAGAAATTTCAAGATGATCTACACACAGCAGGAATCCAAATCAAGCAGCATGAGGATaacttgaaaattttgaaaagtcAACGAAACAAATTAGAAGACTCAATACTTGATCTGCAAGGTatgctaaattttattttttgtgccTCTTCTTGAAGATTACTCAGCTAAGAAGTATTTGCATGTGATGTTCACTTGGATACAAGCACATCTATGAACAAATTTATGTTGTGTAGTgtaattgtttttaatttaagcaTGGTAGCTACCTAACAAATTCAACTGAGTCACCTGTTTTTAATTGTTGGCCATTAATTCTTGGTTCTCCAAGTGCTTTAAGTACTGTGGTAGCAATGTTTAGATCTGTCATTCATATACACTGTTTCCTTCAATGTTTTAGTCAATTTAATTAGACAAGATATTTCAGTAAAGTTTTTGCTGATATAAACAGAAAATGATGTTGTTAGGAAACTGTTGTGGCTAGTCCAAATCAGAGTAAATTTATTTAGAAATTGTTATTTTCGGAATTATCATTTATTTAGGAAGTCTTAGTATTAGTAGAAATAAGAGTTTATTTTCAGAACTATTATTTAGGAAGTTCTAATTCTAATAGGATAGtagtttatttttagaatttttatttaggaaGTGTTAAATCTAATAGAATAGGAATACTAGTTTAAGTTTGCCTTTTGTACTATTATAGAAAGGAGCCATTTTATCATTCGTAAAGTACTATTTGAAAAACAAATTCAGTGGTCAGGAGTTCTCATCATAGAGATCCAGGTTTCTCTCTAACGAGCTGCATTAATTAATTCTCATCATACTATCtcgaaagaaaaagaagtaagaTTCACTTCATGATTTCAAGGTTCAAGGACCAGTAATTTGATCCAAAACTCAGGAGCTTAACAAAGTGGTATTAGAGCAAGTTATGGGTGAATCAAGTAATCTGGAAAAACAGTTTGAAGCCTTTTTGAGCTTCATACTGCAAAGACAGGCCAAAGGTGGAGGCCATGGTACTCCAACTAGAAACCATTGAGGAGAGTGGCAATCTAGCACAACAAGGAAGGAGATAGGGGGTGGACAGTAGAATACGACGGCAGGAGGAGGTCTGCTTCCAAAATTCTCGAAACTAGATTTCCTAAGTTTGATGGGTCGTATGATCCCTTGAGCTGGTTGGTTGCATATGTGTGAGAATTTTTGTAAGCATCAACACACTGTTGAAAGGCACAATCGTGGTCGAAGTAGAGTTGCATAAATCTGCTGAATTACCAAGGCTATatgaaaaaagagaaattaTCAAGATGGTACTGCTGGCCAGCAGTGGAAGGACCGTTTAGAGAACCGAAAGACTAAGGGGATTTGTTATAATTATGACTAATCGTATACATGAGGACATCAGTATAAAAGATATCACTGGCTGGAAGGACTGGAGGAACCTTTACTAGAACCAGATGATGAAGATCCTATCACCAACTGATGCTTTGGTGAAGTAGCTCCAGTTATCATCTTTGTGCATGAGATCACACTCATTTTTGTATTGGAAGACAATGTTAAAACTGTTGTAGCTAGTCTATATCATAATAAATCGTTATTTTGATTAGGTTTAGGACTTACTAGTTTCataattgttatttatttaGGAAGTCTTAGTCCTTGAGGAGTAGGAATTTATTATCAGAATTGTTATTTAGGAAGTTTTAATTCTAATAGGGTCATGGTAttattttcagaatttttatttaggaaGTTTGAATTATAATATGAGCAGGAGTTCTAGTTCAAGTCTGCCTTTTGTACTCTTATAAGTTATAACAGGGAAGTGTTTATCATTAATAAAGTAAGCATCATTTGAAAAACAAATTCAGAGATCACGAAATTAATTCTCATTATAGGTAAGCTAGGTCGAAAAAGAAAAGCAGATTTACTTCTTGATTTCATAGTCAAGGACCAATAACTCAATCCAAAGCTCAGAACTTATAGTGCGAGCAGTTTTTTTATCTCAACTTCCAGTCTGTGTTTCCGAATGGAAGGATTTACTTTTAGATGCTAGAATTGTTTGGAGATTTTATCTGTATAATCATTTGTGATGCATAATATCTctttttccattttcattttttgcttCTGACAAGTTTCCTTTCAGTTATTCTTGGTAATTATCACTCCGCAAGACCTCCTAGTGGTGAAAGTGAAAGCCATTCCTCCAATCAGAGTGAGGAAGAAACAGTAAATCAGATTCTGCAGCATGAAACTTCTGCTGCAGGCATTCTGTGTCAGCTGACAACGCGCCATGGTACTCATGCACCTCAACTCGGATTCACTAAGGATGTGCTTGGTATTGTTGCTACTCTGGGCAAGGTGGATGATGATAATCTTAGCAGGTTAGTTTGAAGTTGCATGTTATCTGCTATTGATATTTACTATCTATCTAACATGTAGATTCTTCCTCTTCTATGAAATAAGTCTTATGATTAGTTTCCTTGCTAATATAGCATACTATTCCTGGTTCTAATGTAGTCAGTTAATTTATGTACTCCACAATTCCAAGAGCTCTTATTATTTTCAATCAGTGAAATGCCTCTGTACTTACTGCCACACTGATCTTTTCTTTAAAGAGCTGCATGATAATGCAGTTGTTGTTAGTTATctgcactattttcaatctacTTTTACTTATTCTTTCTTAATTGCAGACTTCTTTCAGAGTACTTAGGAGTAGAGACAATGCTAGGAATTGTTTGCAGGACTTATGAAGGTGTTAAAGCTCTTGAAACTTATGACAAGGAAGGCCATATAAATAGTGATTCTGGAATTCGAGGCTTTGGTACTACTATCGGACGGACTCTGGATGGTCGATTTCTTGTCATTTGTCTCGAAAATTTAAGGCATgtatctctttcttttctttattgctGTTTGGAATTCAGCTCTTGAATTACAAACTTTTTTTCCCTTGTAGACCTTACTGTGGTGAATTTGTGGATGATGACCCTCAAAGAAGGCTTGATCTTCTACAGCCAAAATTGCCTAATGGCGAGTGCCCACCTGGATTTATTGGTTTCGCTGTTAACATGATCCATGTGGATTACATGAATTTGTTGTATGTATCTGATGTCTATGGCCTCAGAGAGACTCTATTTTACAGCCTCTTTTCTCACCTGCAAGTTTATAAAAGTAGGGATGGAGGGATTATTAAGATTAATGGTTTCTTTTCCTTGGGGAATGGGTAAGTATTTTGCTTTCATTATTGACATGAAATTGTCTTCCAATtgg of the Euphorbia lathyris chromosome 7, ddEupLath1.1, whole genome shotgun sequence genome contains:
- the LOC136235116 gene encoding protein DEFECTIVE IN MERISTEM SILENCING 3-like, whose product is MEEEATIIPSNEMQNGCSMQAQSVIYNSKKFQDDLHTAGIQIKQHEDNLKILKSQRNKLEDSILDLQVILGNYHSARPPSGESESHSSNQSEEETVNQILQHETSAAGILCQLTTRHGTHAPQLGFTKDVLGIVATLGKVDDDNLSRLLSEYLGVETMLGIVCRTYEGVKALETYDKEGHINSDSGIRGFGTTIGRTLDGRFLVICLENLRPYCGEFVDDDPQRRLDLLQPKLPNGECPPGFIGFAVNMIHVDYMNLLYVSDVYGLRETLFYSLFSHLQVYKSRDGGIIKINGFFSLGNGTDVDVRFPKPSMSANPPDSNMETENQLKQKTWEKEKLTEDLKREQMLLNSARFNLERKKEEFVKFLSQTSANTPQMQGGQDRFNPR